From the genome of Aquila chrysaetos chrysaetos chromosome 12, bAquChr1.4, whole genome shotgun sequence, one region includes:
- the LOC115349204 gene encoding uncharacterized protein LOC115349204, which produces MRLSPVQSLTMALCMLFLFPGGLHLCVHADCFIVGIEVLPEDLEQPPVVAESVASEWTSTIGLRSPHGWARVRMDVAPEGLKQPPAVADSMASEWTSTIGLRSPHDWARVRMDVDPEGLKQPPAVADSMASEWTSTIGLRSPHGWVRIKMAVAPEGLKQPPVGTESIASELHGPLRRLWDHLVQLDRTWHLCRAWQTMWLLHTVSIALRLWRNVKRSQGQASGQTAATATGPGRLGRHTVSKYELLCLMEAKITLLVRCLRHTHRLRLKELRHQYSRRVAQEKGWQPAEGSWGEDTSTDCNLFC; this is translated from the exons ATGAGGCTCAGTCCAGTTCAATCCCTCACCATGGCTCTCTGCATGTTGTTTCTGTTCCCTGGTGGCCTTCACCTTTGCGTCCACGCCGACTGCTTCATAGTCGGGATAGAAGTCCTTCCTGAAGACCTGGAGCAGCCACCCGTTGTCGCTGAGAGCGTGGCCTCCGAATGGACCAGCACCATTGGCCTTCGCAGCCCCCACGGCTGGGCCAGGGTCAGGATGGACGTCGCTCCTGAGGGCCTGAAGCAACCGCCCGCTGTCGCCGACAGCATGGCCTCCGAATGGACCAGCACCATTGGCCTTCGCAGCCCCCACGACTGGGCCAGGGTCAGGATGGACGTCGATCCTGAGGGCCTGAAGCAACCGCCCGCTGTCGCCGACAGCATGGCCTCTGAATGGACCAGCACCATTGGCCTTCGCAGCCCCCACGGCTGGGTCAGGATCAAGATGGCCGTCGCTCCTGAGGGCCTGAAGCAACCGCCCGTCGGCACAGAGAGCATAGCCTCTGAGCTGCACGGCCCTCTGCGCCGGCTTTGGGACCACCTTGTCCAGCTGGACAGGACCTGGCACCTTTGCAGGGCCTGGCAAACCATGTGGCTGCTCCACACGGTTTCGATCGCACTGCGCCTCTGGAGAAATGTGAAGAGATCCCAGGGACAG GCAAGTGGACAGACGGCCGCAACTGCCACGGGGCCAGGCCGCCTGGGAAGGCACACCGTCTCCAAATACGAATTGCTCTGCCTAATGGAGGCCAAAATCACCTTGCTGGTCAGGTGCCTGAGGCATACCCACCGCCTCCGCCTGAAAGAGCTCCGGCACCAGTACTCCAGGAGGGTGGCACAAGAAAAAG GGTGGCAGCCAGCCGAAGGCTCGTGGGGTGAGGACACCTCCACTGACTGCAACCTCTTCTGCTAG
- the LOC115349206 gene encoding uncharacterized protein LOC115349206 isoform X1, which yields MFLFPLLSRADHFWGKAEGGTAVQAAEAAATDRGAGRDCVQSSTPTASSKELLQRMEENHQELHGAIQQLNTKEEKPCALLAAWLKEDEQENEALRQEIRHLEAALEEEEACHCHRKKEAETWRLCCRRWRKHSWRGMCWRGDVASVTGCRHSCSWLAWSWSLASQWLPPCSTPPATTLGSSAACCHVCCQRRPTPNWHTHWERSSQRSVRGCCLFDRPSQ from the exons ATGTTCCtgttccctcttctctcccGGGCAGACCACTTTtggggaaaggcagaaggagGCACAGCAGTGCAG gcagcagaggctgcGGCGACTGATCGAGGAGCCGGCAGAGATTGTGTGCAGAGCTCCACACCGACAGCAAGCAGTAAGGAGTTGCTGCAGCGTATG GAGGAGAACCATCAGGAGCTGCACGGCGCCATACAGCAGCTCAACACTAAG GAGGAAAAGCCCTGTGCCTTGCTGGCAGCCTGGCTCAAGGAGGATGAGCAGGAGAATGAG gcGCTGCGTCAGGAAATAAGACACCTGGAAGCGGcactggaggaggaagaggcctG CCACTGTCACAGGAAGAAGGAGGCAGAGACCTGGAGACTGTGCTGCCGGAGATGGCGGAAGCACAGCTG GAGAGGGATGTGCTGGCGAGGAGACGTGGCTTCTGTTACTGGCTGCA GACACTCCTGCTCTTGGTTGGCCTGGAGCTGGTCGTTGGCTTCGCAGTGGCTGCCGCCGTGCTCTACGCCTCCTGCTACCACCCTGGGCTCTTCTGCCGCCTGCTGCCACGTGTGCTGCCAGAGGAGGCCTACGCCGAACTGGCATACGCACTGGGAAAGATCCTCCCAGCGGTCAGTGAGGGGCTGCTGCCTTTTTGACCGCCCCTCCCAATAA
- the LOC115349206 gene encoding uncharacterized protein LOC115349206 isoform X2, translating into MRHVKSEAVSYRPTYCPSLAEAAATDRGAGRDCVQSSTPTASSKELLQRMEENHQELHGAIQQLNTKEEKPCALLAAWLKEDEQENEALRQEIRHLEAALEEEEACHCHRKKEAETWRLCCRRWRKHSWRGMCWRGDVASVTGCRHSCSWLAWSWSLASQWLPPCSTPPATTLGSSAACCHVCCQRRPTPNWHTHWERSSQRSVRGCCLFDRPSQ; encoded by the exons ATGCGTCACGTGAAAAGCGAGGCGGTTTCCTACCGACCCACGTACTGCCCATCTCTGG cagaggctgcGGCGACTGATCGAGGAGCCGGCAGAGATTGTGTGCAGAGCTCCACACCGACAGCAAGCAGTAAGGAGTTGCTGCAGCGTATG GAGGAGAACCATCAGGAGCTGCACGGCGCCATACAGCAGCTCAACACTAAG GAGGAAAAGCCCTGTGCCTTGCTGGCAGCCTGGCTCAAGGAGGATGAGCAGGAGAATGAG gcGCTGCGTCAGGAAATAAGACACCTGGAAGCGGcactggaggaggaagaggcctG CCACTGTCACAGGAAGAAGGAGGCAGAGACCTGGAGACTGTGCTGCCGGAGATGGCGGAAGCACAGCTG GAGAGGGATGTGCTGGCGAGGAGACGTGGCTTCTGTTACTGGCTGCA GACACTCCTGCTCTTGGTTGGCCTGGAGCTGGTCGTTGGCTTCGCAGTGGCTGCCGCCGTGCTCTACGCCTCCTGCTACCACCCTGGGCTCTTCTGCCGCCTGCTGCCACGTGTGCTGCCAGAGGAGGCCTACGCCGAACTGGCATACGCACTGGGAAAGATCCTCCCAGCGGTCAGTGAGGGGCTGCTGCCTTTTTGACCGCCCCTCCCAATAA